Proteins from a single region of ANME-2 cluster archaeon:
- a CDS encoding TIGR04013 family B12-binding domain/radical SAM domain-containing protein, whose amino-acid sequence MGGVNFRLDSKNRNSLAALMPLVPGAQVVHGPVDGIMAYSFATAQADRVFDEIGNSSTDSIYIAGGPHPSARPCECLEYFDYVVICEGEETLPELIRSIGNGDRDPADVKGIAYQDRGRCVINGKRPPVDLDKYPPFSGDWLKGYIEISRGCPYSCGYCQTPRLSGHRMRHRSPEVVAKYAGMMRDVRFVSPNAFAYGTSGQGTEPDMIQALLEAIPDRCRIFFGTFPSEVRPEFVTREMLELVKQYCHNSSLSLGAQSGSQSVLDRISRSHTVEDVKCAVELCREYDLTPIVDVIFGLPGETVADQQETLELVEFVVNKGGRIHSHYFTPLPGTPLEDAVPSPVGKDANRAMGRLALGGKVTGVWEPDVRR is encoded by the coding sequence CTGGGCGGTGTGAATTTCAGGCTGGATAGTAAGAACCGCAACAGCCTTGCCGCCCTTATGCCCTTGGTCCCGGGGGCACAGGTAGTGCATGGGCCGGTTGATGGAATTATGGCGTATAGTTTTGCTACTGCACAGGCAGACAGGGTATTTGATGAAATAGGAAATTCATCTACTGATTCTATCTACATTGCAGGCGGCCCGCACCCTTCAGCAAGGCCCTGTGAATGCCTTGAATATTTCGACTACGTGGTAATATGTGAAGGGGAGGAGACACTGCCTGAACTTATTCGCAGTATCGGCAACGGTGATCGTGATCCGGCTGATGTGAAGGGGATAGCATACCAGGATAGGGGGCGGTGCGTGATCAATGGAAAAAGACCTCCAGTTGACCTTGATAAGTATCCTCCGTTCTCAGGAGACTGGCTTAAGGGCTATATTGAGATCAGCCGGGGCTGCCCTTATAGCTGCGGCTACTGCCAGACGCCCCGGCTGTCCGGACACAGGATGCGCCACCGCAGCCCTGAAGTGGTGGCCAAATATGCAGGTATGATGCGGGATGTGAGGTTCGTTTCACCCAATGCCTTTGCCTATGGCACAAGCGGACAGGGGACAGAACCTGATATGATACAGGCATTGCTGGAGGCCATCCCTGACAGGTGCAGGATATTCTTTGGCACATTCCCGTCAGAGGTCAGGCCCGAGTTCGTGACCAGGGAGATGCTTGAACTGGTGAAGCAGTACTGCCACAACTCATCGTTGAGCCTTGGCGCGCAGAGCGGCAGCCAAAGCGTGCTGGATAGAATCAGCAGGAGTCATACGGTTGAGGACGTTAAATGTGCTGTCGAACTATGCAGGGAATATGACCTGACACCTATTGTGGATGTTATATTCGGGCTGCCCGGTGAGACAGTCGCTGACCAGCAGGAGACGCTGGAACTGGTTGAATTTGTGGTAAACAAAGGCGGACGCATACATTCCCATTACTTCACCCCCCTACCCGGGACACCGTTGGAGGATGCAGTGCCGTCACCTGTGGGTAAGGATGCGAACAGGGCAATGGGCCGGCTGGCCCTGGGTGGGAAGGTTACGGGTGTGTGGGAGCCGGATGTTCGCAGATGA
- a CDS encoding site-2 protease family protein — MNHTEDNGTDRSETESAITESAIFKIIESDVPDFRIYEYALEDGSYFFYGNPIDDPKDVIRRLWVPISSMGYEIRMVYELGEYVLVISPVTRKKDRIWINVVLAFLTVITTMFVGSMMFGIDPFSNPTGILKGLPFTLAIMFVLGSHEMGHYLVARMHGMKTSLPYFIPFPSLFGTMGAVIKHKGPIPNRKALFDVGVAGPIVGLFASVIVTVIGLSLTPLNTVIPDGSMILKLSLPILFDIIGYFVGGIGTETIMHPVAFAGWVGMLVTALNLIPAGQLDGGHMLRAMIGPRSAYVSAVVPFVLLSLSLFIYFVMQQNGGMLLFWGLFITLFAAAGHPEPLEDSDDLDSSRILVGLLVFGAGLLCVTLVPIQV; from the coding sequence ATGAACCATACCGAAGATAATGGAACAGACAGGTCTGAAACCGAATCTGCTATTACCGAATCTGCTATTTTTAAGATCATCGAGTCCGATGTGCCGGATTTCAGGATATATGAGTATGCACTTGAAGATGGTTCATATTTTTTTTACGGCAATCCAATAGATGATCCGAAGGACGTGATCAGACGGCTCTGGGTCCCAATCTCAAGTATGGGTTATGAAATCCGGATGGTCTATGAACTGGGTGAGTATGTACTTGTAATAAGCCCTGTTACCCGGAAGAAGGACCGGATATGGATAAATGTGGTACTGGCATTCCTTACAGTTATCACGACCATGTTCGTGGGTTCCATGATGTTCGGTATTGACCCTTTTTCAAATCCAACAGGAATATTAAAAGGTCTGCCTTTCACTCTGGCCATCATGTTCGTTTTGGGTTCGCATGAGATGGGACACTACCTGGTAGCAAGGATGCATGGTATGAAAACCTCACTGCCGTATTTCATTCCTTTCCCCAGTTTATTCGGGACCATGGGTGCAGTGATAAAACATAAAGGACCGATCCCAAACCGGAAAGCTCTGTTCGATGTGGGTGTTGCAGGCCCCATTGTAGGACTGTTTGCATCAGTAATTGTAACAGTGATCGGCCTATCTCTGACCCCACTGAACACAGTTATCCCGGATGGCTCAATGATCCTAAAGCTATCACTCCCGATTCTGTTTGATATTATCGGGTACTTTGTAGGAGGTATAGGGACCGAAACAATTATGCATCCTGTGGCCTTTGCAGGATGGGTGGGTATGCTTGTGACTGCACTGAACCTGATACCTGCGGGCCAGCTTGACGGTGGACATATGCTGCGTGCTATGATTGGTCCAAGGTCAGCCTATGTATCTGCCGTGGTACCTTTCGTTCTGCTTTCTCTTTCATTGTTCATCTATTTCGTGATGCAGCAAAATGGTGGTATGTTGCTGTTCTGGGGATTGTTCATCACATTGTTTGCAGCGGCTGGCCACCCTGAACCCCTGGAGGATTCGGATGATCTGGATAGCAGCAGGATACTGGTGGGGCTGCTTGTCTTTGGGGCAGGGCTGTTGTGTGTAACACTGGTCCCGATCCAGGTGTAG
- a CDS encoding DUF126 domain-containing protein, which produces MAIRTLKGRPISRGQAEGEALVTTQSISFLGSIDPATGVVFEKGHELEGEDVTGKVLVFPSGKGSTVGSYVMYQLKKNGTAPAAVINRSAEPIVVVGAIISDIPMVDSTKPDAIDTIRTGDRVKVNGTRGAVYIL; this is translated from the coding sequence ATAGCGATTAGGACCTTAAAAGGCAGGCCGATCTCCAGGGGACAGGCCGAAGGTGAAGCACTGGTTACTACCCAATCCATTTCATTCCTCGGCAGTATAGACCCTGCCACAGGTGTAGTGTTTGAGAAGGGACACGAACTTGAAGGTGAGGATGTGACAGGGAAGGTCCTTGTGTTCCCTTCTGGAAAAGGTTCCACAGTGGGGTCGTATGTAATGTACCAGTTGAAAAAGAACGGGACTGCCCCGGCAGCAGTTATAAACAGGTCCGCCGAACCTATTGTGGTAGTAGGGGCCATTATATCTGACATACCAATGGTGGACAGCACCAAACCGGATGCTATTGATACTATAAGAACCGGGGATCGGGTCAAGGTCAATGGGACCAGGGGGGCTGTTTATATTTTATGA